One window of the Clupea harengus chromosome 20, Ch_v2.0.2, whole genome shotgun sequence genome contains the following:
- the LOC116225190 gene encoding PDZ domain-containing protein 11 has translation MDPKIPYDDYQLPVVFLPSYENPPAWIPSQERVHHPDYNNELTQFLPRTIVLKKPPGAQLGFNIRGGKASQLGIFISKVVPDSDAHRAGLQEGDQVLSVNDVDFQDIEHSKAVEILKTAREILMRVRFFPYNYQRQKERTVH, from the exons ATGGACCCAAAAATACCATACGATGACTACCAACTACCGGTGGTTTTTCTCCCTTCGTATGAGAATCCACCGGCATGGATTCCTTCACAagag CGCGTCCATCACCCAGACTATAACAACGAACTTACCCAGTTTCTTCCTCGCACCATCGTCTTGAAAAAACCTCCTGGAGCGCAGCTTGGCTTTAATATTCGTGGAGGCAAAGCTTCACAACTTGGCATTTTCATTTCTAAG GTGGTTCCAGATTCTGATGCACACCGTGCAGGACTTCAGGAGGGAGACCAGGTGCTGTCTGTAAATGATGTCGACTTCCAGGACATCGAGCACTCCAAG GCTGTTGAGATTCTGAAGACAGCACGAGAGATTCTGATGAGGGTACGCTTCTTTCCCTACA ACTaccagagacagaaggagagaactgtccactag